The DNA window CGCAGATGACCATGGACGGGATCGGCAGCGCGTACGCGGTCACCAGGTCGGCGGGCGGCCCGGCCGCCGCCATGGCGTCGAGGTGGTCGGCGGCGATGCGCTCGATGCGCGGCTCCAGCAGGCGCATCCTGCGCAGCGTGAACTGGCCGGTGAGCAGCCGCCGGTAGCGCGTGTGCTCGGGCGGGTCGGTGGTGGCGAAGAACCCCGGCGGCGCGGGGCGGCCGGGTCCGGCGACGGCGGCCGACGACTGTACGGCGGGGTGCTTGAGCTCCTGCCGGGCGCTGAACCGGGGGTCGCCGAGGACGGTGCGGGCGGCGTCGAGCGTGGTGGCGAGCCAGCCGAGGTGGCCGTCGGCCATCTCCAGGCGGGCCATGGGCGGCAGCCCGCGGAGGGCGGGCGGCGGGTCGAGGGGGCGTCGAGGGTCGCGTTCGACGGGAAGTTTGCGCATGATGGTGAGAGTAGACTCTCAATTGAAAGTTGACTAGCGAAAGTTGGAAAATGCGTCGTGAGTGGACGTGCCGGGGCGGACCCTTCAGAATGCGATGCCATGAGCGACGGACCCGGGCTCCGGGAGCGGAAGAAGGCCAAGACCAGGGCCCTGATCCAGAAAGTGGCGCTGCGGCTGTTCCGCGAGCGGGGATACGCGGAGACGACGGTCGAGCAGATCGCGGAGGCGGCCGAGGTCGCGCCCAGCACCGTGTTCCGCTATTTCCCGACGAAGGAGGATCTGGTGCTGGTCGACCAGTACCCACCCTTCGTCGAGGCGCTGCGCGCCGCGCCGCCCGAGCTCAACCCCGTCCAGGCCGTACGCGCCGCGATCGGCCAGGTGTTCGCGGCGCAGACGCCCGAGGAGCGCAACGACGGCCTGGAGCGCGAGCGGCTCATGTTCACCGTCCCCGAGCTGTGGACGGCGAGCATCGACAACATCCGCGGCGTCCTCGCCGGCCTGCGCGCCGAGCTGGCCGCCCGCGAGGGCCGCGACCCCGGCGACCCCGAGATCCGCAACGTCACCGGGGCGGTCTCGGGGGTGATGCTCGCGCTGTGGTTCGAGTGGGCCGCCGATCCCGGGCTCGACGCGCCCGCCGCGTTCGACCGGGCCCTCGCCCATCTGGAGGCGGGCCTGCCGATCGCCCGTCAGGCCGACGGCGAGCCCGGGTAGTTGCCGCCGCCGTGGGCGGCGTCGAGGGCGTCGTAGTCGGGGGTGAAGCCGCGCTTCGGGATCTCCTCGACGAACGCCACCTCCCTCGGCCTCTTGTACGCCGCCACCTGCCCCCTGACGTGCTCGACCAGCTCCTCGGCGGTCGCCGCCGCCCCTTCGCGGAGCGCCACGACGGCCTTGACCGCCTGGTGCCAGGCAGGGTCCGGCACGCCGATCACGGCGGCGTCCGCCACGGCGGGATGGGACTTGAGCGCGCGCTCGACCTCCGCCGGGTAGACGTTCTCGGCGCCGGACTTGATCATGCGCAGTCTGGGGCCGATGAAGGTGATGGTGCCGTCGGGCTCGCGGCGGCCGAGGTCGCCGGTGTGGTGCCAGCCGTTCCGCAGCTTTTCCGCATTTAAGTCGGGCCGGGCGAAATATCCGGAGAAGAGGGTCTTGCCGCGGGCGCAGATCTCGCCCACCTCGCCCGCCGGCACCTCCACGTCGTCCGGCCCCATGATCCGCACCTGCGCCAGCGGCGACGGCCGCCCCGCGTACCCGGCCCCGCCCTCCGCCAGCCCGAGGAAGGTCAGCATGCCGCCCACCTCGGTCTGCCCGTACCCGCCCATCTTCGACCGGCACCACGGCGAGTCGTCGACCGTGATCATCGCGTTCCACTCGTCGGAGGCGGCGACGAAGCGCAGCGAGGACAGGTCGTACTTGCCGCCCGCGTTCGCCTTCACCACCGCGTCGATCATCGGCCCGAACAGGAACGCCTGCGTCACCCGCTCGGCGTCCACCAGCCGGCACACCTCCTCCGGGTCGAAGGCGGGGGTGAAGACGTTCGTGCCGCCGATCTGCAGCGTGGCCAGGCAGAACATCATCGTCCCCACGTGGAAGAGCGGCCCGTTGTTGAGGAAGGTGAAGCCCGGCTCCATCTGGCGTACGACGAGCAGCGACGTGGCGTGCGCGACCAGCGCAGCGCTGCTGAGCAGGGCCGCGTTCGGACGCCCGTCGAAGGCGGCGGTGTAGAGCGCGAGGACCGGCTCGGCGTCGGCGACCTGCGGGAACTCCCGCACCGACCCGCCCGCCACCAGTTCCTCGTAGTCCGCGCCCGCCCGCACCCACCCGCCGTCGCGGTCGAGGGCGCCGACGGCGTCGGACGGCTCCCAGACCACGACCGCCGGGCCGAGATCCTGGAGCACGAAACGCAGCTCGTCCGCCGACTGCCGCCAGTTCGCCGGGCAGAACACCGCGCCCAGGCGACTGCACGCGAGCAGCAGTTCCAGCACGGCGTGGCTGTTCTGGCCGAGCCACACCACCCGGTCGCCGCCGCCGACGCCGCGCCCGGCCAGCGCGTCGGCGAGCCGGGACACGCGGACGTCCAGCTCCGGATAGGTGAGCCGGAGCTCCCCGTCCACCACGGCCGTCGTACCGGGGCGGCTGCGGGCGTGCTCGGCGAGGACGTCGGACAGGGACAGGCTGTGGATCATCGTCAGCCTCCGGGAGGGGGGTTACGGGAAGGCGGGCATGACCTCGGCCGCGAAGAAGCGCATGACCCGCTTCATGTCCGCCAGCGGCATGGGGCGGGTGCTGCCGAAGTCGCAGAGCAGGTTCGAGAACCCGGCGTCCCTGAGCAGCGTGATCTGCTCGACGACCCGCGCCGGGTCCCCGATGACCTCCAACTGCTCCCACCGGAAGTCGGCCGAGACCGTGCCGCCCTTCAGATAGCGGTCCTGGTAGTACTCGAAGCCCTCGGCGGTCCGGCCCGTCCTGGGGTCGATGGGGGCGCTCCGGTCGTTGAAGATGCGCGAGCGGTCGAACGACGCCTCGAAGCGCTCCTGGTCCTCGCGGGCCCGCTCCAGGGTGGGGGCGACGTACACGCTGCGGGCCACCACCAGCTCGGCCCCCTCAGGGTGGCCGGCCCGCGCCGCCGTCTCCCGCCAGGTCTCGGCCGCCTTGACGACCTTCCTGAACGGCGCCGCCGGATCGGCCAGGATGGGCAGGCCGCGCTCGGCGTACATGGTGACCGTCTCGGGGGAGACCGCCGCGACGTGCAGCGGCGGATGGGGGGCCTGCACGGGCCTGGGCACCAGCGAGACCTCGGTCCCGGTCCGGTAGAACTTCCCCTCGTGCCGGTACGTCTCCCGCGTCCACAGTCCGACGATCACCTCCAGCGCCTCGTTGAACCGGTCGCGCGCCTCGGCCAGATCGACCCCGAACCCCTCGAACTCGTAGCTCTGGTAGCCGCGCCCGATGCCGAGCTCCAGCCGCCCGCCGGACAGCACGTCCACCTGCGCGGCCTCCTCGGCCACGTGAACGGGGTTGTGCAGGGGCAGGACGACGATCCCGGTGCCGAGCCGCAGCCGCTCGGTGCGCGCGGCGGCGTGGGCGAGCATGGTGAACAGGTTGGGGACGACGCCGTAGTCGCGGAAGTGGTGCTCGGCCAGCCGTACCCCGTCGAAGCCCAGTTCCTCGGCCAGCTCGATGAGCTCCAGGTGGTAGTCGTAGACGTCCTTGAAGCTCTGGCCGTCGAAGCGGTGGAAGAGGTGGAAGGTCGAGAACTTCATGCGGCGGCCCCTCGGAGGTAAACCAAGCGCTCGCTTGGTAGCGTATCACGACTGGGCTCCAACGCACGGCCTCCGCCGGGGGCGCTCCGCGCCGGAAGTCTCCAGACAGCGCCTCCCCGAGGGCTCCGCCCCCTCCGACCCCCCTGAAACCACCCGCCCGTTGCCCGATCACCGGGTTGACCGGCGGGAGCCCACCCAAAGGACCTCGCTACCGCTCGGGCGTCCTGACAGGGAGATCGAGGCTCCGCCCCGATCTCCGGCGAGAGGGCCTGCCGGCCCCCTCGCGCTCCCCTGGAAGTTGACCGGTCGCCCGGGGTCGCCGGTATTGCCTCGCTCGGCCCTGCCTCAGGGAACCAGCGGCGAGGCATGGCGGAGTTCCTCAGTCGTCGGCATCCCCTGGTCGCACCCCGAACCGCACCGAAGCCACTTCGACATCCCCGACGTCCAGAATCCATTCGTAGACGCCGTCGGGAGTCAGGGGCAGCGGCGGGATGCTTAGGGCGAAGGACAGGTTCATGGGCACCTGGCGCTCCACTCCCTCTTTCGGCCGGTCGTCGCCGATGCCGAGCTGGCCCTGGAAACCCACCATTCTGGTCTTTCCGTCGATCAGAGGGACCTCGACCGGGTTGCGATCGGCGTCGACCAGGCGAAGATGGAAGGTGAGATCGTCCTTGACGTCATCCCAAGGAACGCGCAGGAAGCCCGCCACCGCCGAAGACGGTACGGCTGGACCGGTCAGCGACCAGCCTGCACCGAGCAGGTGGATCTTCCCGGTCGCCTGTTCGGTGTTGCCGGAGTCCGCAAGGACGAGGAATCCCTCCATCACGGTGCTGCTCGCGTGAGACTGATGCTCGCGGTTGCGGACGTTTGCGGCCTTGCCGACTCCCAGCCGCACACCTCAATCTTGGCGGGTGTGGAGCTTGTCTGGCTGACTTCTTCAGGCACGCTCACCGAATGGAACACGTCCACGCCGATGGCCAGCGCATAGCGCCGGATGGTGGACAGGTGAGGGTCGCCTCCAAGACGCTCGAAGTCGGACACCGCCGGCTGGCTGCGTCCCATTCGTTCCGCGACGTCGCTCTGAGTCAGGCCACGCTGCCGGCGGATGCCCACCAATGTCTCTATCAGCCGCATGTCCCGATCGATCGCGGCGTTCTCGCGCTGGACTTCGGGATCGTCAAGGTCGATGCCCAAAAGTTCGGCGATGTGAGGGTCCATGACCATCAACCTCCCCGTATCGGCTTCACCTTATATTCTCTCCAGCCACTCGGCCAGTCGACCCCTGGCGGTGCTGATGACTCGATCCTGAGCTCCTCTGCTTCCCTTCATGTGGAAGGCAAGACCGAGTAGGACGTGCTCGCCCTGCGGCCCATGTGCGAAGTAGAGGCGGAACTCGTTGCTCCTGTGGGTCAAGCGGGCTTCGTACAGGCCATGGCCGAGATATCTGGTGTCCCGGGGAAGGGCTCGGTTGTACTGAATTCTGCCGAGTAAGGCGCCTAGTTCCTTCTTGGGGGGACCGTCGCCGAGCGCGTCTCTTATCTCTTCGCTGACTACAGGGCGACCGTTCGGCGTGCGGTAGAAGTGCCAGACCGCATCGGGCTTCTCCTGCACTTCGCCACCCTAAGGGCCGGTACTGAGCTGGACGAATGAATCTATCGCGGTCGTGTCACAGGTGCCTACTTTGGTTTCCCGAAATTGGCTATCTCGGGCGAATTGCGATCTGGGCTCGTCGTGCCGCTCGCATTGCGAATAGCGGCGATTGTGAAGGGTATCCGTTTTCCTGCCTCGCCATCCCGTGGAACGTGCTCGCCCCGGCCGGTTCGCGGTGGCATGAGGTGGTCGCGCGCACGCGGCGGCACCATTCGTGCCTCGCTGGTGGGCGAGCACGCCCGAGGGTGGAAGCTGCGGGTCGGCGGGCCGGGTCGAGTGGGATCGGGCCGGGGTTCATGCGCACCCGTGCCGGCGCCGACTACCGGGCCCAGGACCTGGGGCCCTGCTCGGCCGCGCCCGGGTCGAGGGCGGTGAGCAGGTCGAGCCCAGCCCGTACCCGGTGATGAACGTGATGTCGGCGTGGGACGTCCACACGATGCTGGAGCTCGTCGCGCCCGGCATCCAGCACCGGTTCATCACGTACGACGCCGGCCCCGACCGGGTCGCCCTCATGGCCCACCCCGACGGCTCGTGGGCCCGCGCGGAACAGGTCGGCGGCAGGGTCGTGGTTCACCAAGGCGGCCCGCGCCGCCTCCATAACCTGCTGAATCAGGCGCGAGCACTGGCTCACGTATCGCGAATTGCCCATCCGGGATACGCAACGCCCATCGACCCGGAGGGGGCGATCACACCCTCTCGTGACACCCGCTTGGGGTGCGGTGCGGTCCATGACTCCTTGATGGTCGAGTGCCGCAGAGTCGTAGAGGTGTAATGGATAGCGATGTTCAACCGGGTGTCTGAGGGGTATCCTTTCCCTGCCGCCCCCTGTGAGGGGGAGAGGAAGTGAGCCCGGGCTTACCGCCGGAATTGACGGGAACCCGGGCTTTGCGCTGTCCGCGTTAATCGCAGCTTATGCGCTCGACCAGGTGATCACCGCATAGGAGATCCTCCAGGGTCCGATCGCCCGTCTCGGCTCTCGCGAAGATGCCCGCCACCACGTCGGGGAGCCAGAGGAGTTCTTCGACCAGAGGGCTGGCCCACTCGACATGGAGGTCCTGAGGCAGTGCTTCGCGGGCGCGTAGCGCGTTGACCATGTCGAGGTCCTCCTTATCGCCTTCAGCGCTCCGCCGCTCCATGACGACGCGCGACACATCACGACATGTGAGATGCCAGAGCAGCCGTTCCAGGCACTTGCGCCGCGCTCGTCGCTGCTTTGCTGGCATGAGGCGGGTGCCGATGACGATGACCGTGTTCGGATGGAGGGCCGCCACAGCGTAGGTGATCTCGAGACGGCGTTTCGGCCGTTCGTCGCGCCAATGCAGCCGGGGTTGTTTCCCCAGCAGCAGAGCGCGAAGCGCGGCTCGGTGCTCGTCCGCATACCCGCAGGGCACGATGACAGCGGCCAGTACATAGAGTCCATCGTGGACCCGCATGGACTCGTCCACGTATGCATGTGACTACCCGTACATGGCTTGACACTTTACGGTGTCTCTCTCTGGGGAAGAGGAACTTTTGATGGAGCGCATCGTCCGTCACACCAAGGCCTTGTGGAGCCGGAGGTCACCTTGAGGCGGCTGGACGGCGACCATCGGCGGGCTAGGGCTGCCAGAATCGGGAGAGTGCCCCCTGATGCGCGCCTGCGCGCGACCTTCGACGTGGCGGCCGAGACCTACCAGGACGCCCGCCCCGACTATCCGGGCGAGCTGTACGCCGACCTGCTCGCGATCACCGGGCTCAGGCCGCCGGCGCGGCTGCTCGAAGTGGGGTGCGGGCCGGGGAAGGCGACGGTGCCCCTCGCCCGGAGGGGCTTCACCGTCACGGCGGTGGAGCTCGGGCCCGCGCTGGCGGAGGAGGCGCGGCGGCGGCTGACCGGGTACGCCGGGGCGTCGGTGGTCACGTCGGCGTTCGAGGAGTGGGAGCCGCCGGCGGGGGTGCGTTTCGACCTGGTGTACGCGGCCACGGCCTGGAAGTGGGTGGATCCGGCGGTCAGGTACGACAAGGCCGCCGGCCTGCTCGCCCCCGGCGGTCACCTGGCCGTGTGGAACGCCGACCACGCGCTGCCCGTCGGCTTCGACCCCTTCTTCGCCGAGATCCAGAAGGTCTACGAGGAGATCGGCGAGGGACACCCCGGCCCGTGGCCGCCGCCGGAGGACCGGGCCGATCCCACCGCGGCCGAGTTCGCCGCCTCCGGGCGGTTCACGGTGGTGGCGGCGCGGCGCTACCTGTGGGCGCTGCGCTACACGGCGGACGCCTACCTCGCGCTGCTCGACACGTTCTCCGGTCATATCGCCATGGAGCCGGACAAGCGGGCGCACCTCTACCGGGAGATCCGCCGCCTGCTCGCCGCCCGCCCGGACGGGCGGCTCACCCGCCACTGGTCGGCCGTCCTGACGGTCGGCCGCCGGTCGTGAGCGGTTCAGGACGCGGCGAGGCCCGCCGCGCCCCGGGGCGTGGCAAGCTGGACTCGACGGCCGGAACGAGGAGATCGACGATGACTGACCCAGCCCTACGGCGCACCCCGCTGACCCCGGACGAGCGCGTCCGCGCCGAGGCGGGCTTCGTCCCGCTGGTGACCGAGCACCTGCGGGCGAGCGGCCGGTTCAGGATCACCGCCGACAGCCCCGAGATGGCCGACCTGTGGCAGTCGGTGGCCCGCCAGGCGGGGGAGGTGCTGCGGCGGCCGGTGGTGAGTTACGCCAACGGCCGCGACATCGTGATCATGTTCGGCGGCGAGCCGTCGAACATGCCGGTGAGCGTGACGGCTCAGAACGAGCCGTAACTCGGCTTGCCCGCCGGCCGGTAGACGTTGAGCACGCAGCCGCTCTCGGCCGTCGCCGACTCGATCAGGCGCAGCGCCGTCGGCACCCGGCCCGGCTCGAACAGCCGCTTCCCGCTGCCCAGGACGACCGGGAACGTCCACAGCCGCAGCTCGTCGATCAGCCCCCGGTCCAGCAGCGCCTGGGCGAGCATGCCGCTGCCGTGGACCTGCAGCTCGCGGCCGGGCCGCGCGCGCAGCGCCGCGATGTCGTCCAGCGAGCGGACGATCGTCGTGTTGTGCCAGTCCGCGCTCTTCATGGTGGTCGAGACGACATACTTCGGCAGCGCGTTGAGCGGCCCTGCGATGGGGTCGTCCGGGTCGGTGACGGCCGGCCAGTGGCCGGCGAAGATGTCGTACGTCCGCCGCCCCAGCAGGAACGCGTCCGCCTCGCCGAACCAGCGGATGATCTGCGCCCCCGTGTCCTCGCCGGCGTAGGGGAACTGCCAGCCGCCGTGCTCGAAGCCGCCGCTGGTGTCCTCCTCGGGGCCGCCAGGTCCCTGCATGACGCCGTCCAGTGACAGGAACGTCGCCAAGGTGATCTTCATACCGTTCTCCTTCTCGTTCAGGTATCAGGAGAGACCGGCGCGGGCCGGAGAACTCATCGCCCGTCCGCGAGAAGATCAGGCCGTGGGCACGGGCTCCCGTAGCGGCAGGCGCACCTCGAACCATGTCTCGCCCGGCACCGAGCGCACCTTGATCTCGCCGCCGTGCCGGCCGGCCACGATGCGGTAGGAGATGTCCAGGCCGAGCCCCGTGCCCTCGCCCACGCTCTTGGTCGTGAAGAACGGCTCGAAGATGCGGTCCAGGATCGCCTCGGGCACCCCGTGGCCGGTGTCGCCGATCTCGACGATCGCCTCGTCCTCGTCGTGCGCCGTGCGGACGGTGAGGGTGCCGACGTCCTCCATGGCGTCGAGGGCGTTGTGGATGAGGTTCGTCCACACCTGGTTGAGCTCGCCGGCGTAGCAGGGGATGGGTGGCAGCGTGCGGTCGTAGTCAGTGACCACCGTGATGCCGGGCGGGATCTTGCCGCGGAAGATGGCGAGCGTGCTGTCGAGCAGCTCGTGCACGTCCACGTTCTGGAACGGCGCCCGGTCCATCTGGGAGTACTGCTTCGCCGAGCGGATCAGCGTGGTGATGCGCTCGGTCGCCTCGCCCACCTCGCTCAGCATCTGTGAGATCTCGACGGCCTCGGCCAGCCAGCGCACCGCCGCCGGGGCGTGCTCCTCGCCCACCTTCGCCCGGATCTTCTCCAGGTCCTCCGGCGAGAACTCGGCCTGGACCAGCGCGGGGGCGAGGTCCCAGGCGTCCTCGACGCCCAGCTCGTCCAGCGCCTCGCCGAGCTCGTCCTCGGCGTCGGAGATCTGCAGCGGCGAGCGCTGCGGCTGCTTGCCCAGCTTGTTCGTGCACGCCTCCTGCGCGTCGATGAGCGCCCGCAACTTCTCCGGCGGGATGCCGTCCTCGGCGAGCTGGGCGAGCTGCAGCCGGGAGTTCTTGATGAGCTGGCGCAGCTCGCCGACGGCGCGTACGGCCGCCGCGGCCGGGTTGTTCAGCTCGTGGGTGAGGCCGGCGGTGATCGTGCCGAGCGCGGTCAGCCGCTGCCGCCGGTCGATGATCTCGCGCTGCATGCGCCCGCCCGACAGCATGCCGTCCAGCAGGTGCATCGCCATCGGGAACCATTCGGCCACGATGTAGGCGAACTTCCTGGCGGGCAGGATGAACATCCGCGACGGGGCGGTGGCGCGCAGCGTGTGCTGGTAGGTCTGGGGGGCGCGGTCGCCGAGGTAGGCGCTGGTGGCGCCGCCGTACACGCCGGGCTGGGAGGCGCGCGGCATGGCGACGGTGCCGGCGCTGACCGTCTCGCTGATCATCTGGATCTCGCCCTCGATCAGCACGGCGAAGCAGTCGGCCGGCTCGCCCTGCCGGACGATGTCCTCGTCGGCCGCGAACGTGGCCATCCGGCCGCTGTCGGCGAGCTTGGTGAGCTGGGCGTCGGTCAGCCGCTCGAACAGGAAGAGCTTGCGCAGCTCGTCGATGTCGACGCGGGCGTCTGTCTCGGTCACTGTTTCTCCAGGTAGCGGTGCACGAGCGCGACGGCCATCGCGCCCTCCCCGACGGCGGAGGCCACCCTCTTGATCGACTCGGCGCGCACGTCGCCCGCGGCGAACACCCCGGGCACGTTGGTCTCCAGGTAGTACGGCTCACGCCGCAGCGGCCAGTTGCGCGGCCGCCTGCCCCCCTGGACCAGGTCGGGCCCGGTGAGCACGAACCCGCGCGGGTCGCGCTCGACGGTCTCGCCCAGCCACGACGTGAACGGCTCCGCGCCGATGAACACGAACAGCCACTGGGCGTCGACCGTGCGCTCCTCGCCCCTGGTCGACAGCGTCAGCCGCTCCAGGTGCCCCGTGCCGCCGCCGCCGGCGACCTCGGTCTCCAGGTGCACCTCGATGTTGGGGATCGCGGCGATCTGCTCGATGAGGTAATGGGACATGGACTTCTCCAAACCATCACCCCTCACCAACAAATGAACCTTGCTCGCGAATCCCGCCAGGTAGACGGCGGCCTGCCCGGCCGAGTTGGCCGCGCCCACGATGTGGACCTCGGCGTCGGAGCAGGCGGGCGCCTCGGTGAGGGCCGCGCCGTAGAAGACGCCGCGGCCGACGAACTCGTCCAGGCCCGGCGCGTCCAGCCGCCGGTAGGTGACCCCGGTGGCCAGGATCACGGCGTGCGCGGCGATCTCGCCGCCGTCCTTGAAGCCGACCACGCGGGCCTGGCCGCGCGGCTCCAGCAGGGTCACCTTGCGCGCGGTCAGCAGCTCGGCGCCGAACTTCAGCGCCTGCCGCCGCGCCCGGTCGGCGAGCTGCTGGCCGGAGACGCCGTCGGGGAAGCCCAGGTAGTTCTCGATCCGGGAGCTCTGGCCCGCCTGGCCGCCCGAGGAGTGCGACTCGACGAGCACGGTGTTGAGCCCCTCCGAGGCGCCGTAGACGGCCGCGCCCAGCCCGGCGGGGCCGCCGCCGACCACGATCAGGTCGTAGAAGTCGGTGGCCGGGGTGGTGGACAGGCCCACGGCCGTGGCCAGCGTGGCCTGGTCGGGCGACTCCAGCGTGGTGCCGTCGGTGGTGACCACGAGCGGCAGGTGGCAGCCCTCGCCGGCCGCCTTCACGAGCTGCGCGCCCTCCGGGTCCTCGGCGAGCATCCACTGGTACGGCACGTGGTTGCGGGCCAGGAAGTCACGCACCCGGTACGACTGCGCCGACCACCGGTCGCCCACCACCCGCAGCTCCGAGCGCTCGATCCGGTCGGTGCGCAGCCAGGCGTCGAGCTGCCCGTCGATGACCGGGTAGAACTTCTCCTCCGGCGGGTCCCACGGCTTGAGCAGGTAGTGGTCGAGGTCCACCACGTTGATCGCCTGGATGGCCGCCTCGGTGTCGGCGTAGGCGGTCAGCAGCACGCGCCGCGCGTACGGGTACATGTCCATGGCGGCTTCGAGGAACTGCACGCCGTTCATCTGCGGCATGCGGTAGTCGGCCAGGATGGCCGCCACGTCGTCGCCGCGCAGCCGCATCTCCTTGACCGCCTCGATGCCGTCGAGGGCGGTCTCGGCACGGACGATGCGATATTCCTGGCCGTAGCGGCGTCGCAGGTCGCGCGCCACCGCCCGCGACACGCCCGGGTCGTCGTCCACGGTCACGATGACCGGCTTGTCCATGCCGTTGCCTCTCCCCTTTGGTCCCGAAAATTGGTCCCTAAAGGAAGCATGTCATGCGGGGGCGAACAGGCGGGAATCCGCTCGGCCGGCCGCTCCTATGATGGGCGGATGGGCACCCGCGAGCGCATCGTCGACGCCGCCGAGCAGGTCGTTCGCGAGTTCGGCATCGTGGGCGCGACCACCAAGCGCATCGCGTCGGCGGCCGGCTGCTCCGAGGCGCTGCTCTACAAGCACTTCCCGGGCAAGGAGTCGCTGCTGCTGGCCGTGCTGCTGGAGCGGCTGCCCGCGCTCGGTCCCGCGCTCACCCGGCTGCGGCTCGTGATCGGCTCCGGTGACGTGGCCGACCACCTCACCGTGTTCACGCTGGCCGCGCTGGAGTTCTACACGCGGGCGGCGGGCATCGCCGCGGGCGTGCTGGCCGACCCCTCGCTCACGGAGGGCTTCCGCGCCATGCTCGCGAGGAGCGGGTCGGGCCCGCACGTGCCGATCCAGGCGCTCGCCGAGGTGATCGCCGGTGAGCAGGCCCGCGACCGGATCGACCCGAAGCTCGATCCGGGCGCCGCGGCGTCCATGCTCATGGGCGCCTGCTTCCACCGGGCCAACCTGTCCTGCTACGTCGACCTGCCCGACGACGACGCCGTCTGGGCCGCCGCGATCGTGGGCACGCTGCTCAGGCGATGACGCGGCTCTCGCCGCCGTCGACCAGCAGCGACACCCCGTTCACGAACGAGGCCCGCTCGCTGGCCAGGAACGCCACGACGTCCCCCACCTCCTCGGGCCGCCCGATCCGGCCCACCGGCACACTCCTGCCACGCTCGGCGAGCTTCTCCTCGCCGCCCGACGTCTGGCGCAGCCGGTCGGTGTCGATCGGGCCCGGCAGCACGTTGTTGACCAGCACGCCGTCGCCGGCGACCTCGCGGGCGAGCGTGCGCACCACCCCGGCCACGGCCGAGCGGGTGGCGTTCGACAGGGCCAGGCCGTCCAGCGCCTCGCGCACCGACCGGCTGGTGACCGTCACGATCCGGCCCCAGCCGCGGGCGCGCATCTCCGGCAGCACGGCGTGGATCAGGCGTACGGTGCCGAGCAGGTTGCGCTGGACGGCGACGTCCCAGTCGGCGAGGCTCGTGTCGGTGAAGCGGCCGGGCGGCGGGCCGCCCGCGTTGGCGACCAGGATGTCCACCGGGCCGAGCACGTCGCGGGTCTCCTCGACGACGCGCCGGGCGGCCGACGGGTCCTCCACGTCGGCCAGCACGGCGTGCACGACCTTGCCGAACTCCTGCAGTTCCACGACCGCGTCCGCGAGCCGCTCAGGAGTGCGGCCGACGACGCAGACGTCGCAGCCCTCGCGCGCGAGGCTCTTGGCCGCGGCGAGTCCGATGCCCGCGCTGCCACCGGTGACCAGGGCGACCTTGCCCGAGATGCCGAGATCCATGGGGCTGACTATAGATCGTCCTGGCCCGCTGGGCGGACGCGGGCCAGTTTGTCCGGGTTGAGGATGCTGTAGATGCCGTGGATCCGGCCGTCCCTGATCTCGATCATGGTGAGCTGGTGGTTGTCACCGAACCGCGTCCACAGGGCCGGCAGGCCGTTGACCTCCAGCAGGCGGCCCTCGCCGTAGTCGAAGCGGCTGAGCAGGCCGCCGAGGAAGGCCACCACCTTGCGCCGGCCGAGGATCGGGCGCAGCGCGGCGCGCACCTTGCCGCCGCCGTCGTTCCAGGCCACGACGTCCTCGTGGAAGAGGTCCTTCAGCGCGTCGAGGTCGCCGCCGGACGCCGCCGCCATGAACCTGCGCAGCAGCCGCGTGTGGTCCTCCGCCGAGGGCGTGAACCGGTCGCGGCCCTCGGCCAGCCGCACCGAGGCCCGGCGGTGGAGCTGGCGGGCGTTGGCGACCGAGACGCCGACGATCTCCGAGATCTGGTCGTAGGGCAGCTCGAACGCCTCCCGCAGCACGAACACCGCCCGCTCCGGCGGCGACAGCCGCTCCATCA is part of the Nonomuraea coxensis DSM 45129 genome and encodes:
- a CDS encoding TetR/AcrR family transcriptional regulator, with protein sequence MSDGPGLRERKKAKTRALIQKVALRLFRERGYAETTVEQIAEAAEVAPSTVFRYFPTKEDLVLVDQYPPFVEALRAAPPELNPVQAVRAAIGQVFAAQTPEERNDGLERERLMFTVPELWTASIDNIRGVLAGLRAELAAREGRDPGDPEIRNVTGAVSGVMLALWFEWAADPGLDAPAAFDRALAHLEAGLPIARQADGEPG
- a CDS encoding AMP-binding protein, whose amino-acid sequence is MIHSLSLSDVLAEHARSRPGTTAVVDGELRLTYPELDVRVSRLADALAGRGVGGGDRVVWLGQNSHAVLELLLACSRLGAVFCPANWRQSADELRFVLQDLGPAVVVWEPSDAVGALDRDGGWVRAGADYEELVAGGSVREFPQVADAEPVLALYTAAFDGRPNAALLSSAALVAHATSLLVVRQMEPGFTFLNNGPLFHVGTMMFCLATLQIGGTNVFTPAFDPEEVCRLVDAERVTQAFLFGPMIDAVVKANAGGKYDLSSLRFVAASDEWNAMITVDDSPWCRSKMGGYGQTEVGGMLTFLGLAEGGAGYAGRPSPLAQVRIMGPDDVEVPAGEVGEICARGKTLFSGYFARPDLNAEKLRNGWHHTGDLGRREPDGTITFIGPRLRMIKSGAENVYPAEVERALKSHPAVADAAVIGVPDPAWHQAVKAVVALREGAAATAEELVEHVRGQVAAYKRPREVAFVEEIPKRGFTPDYDALDAAHGGGNYPGSPSA
- a CDS encoding LLM class flavin-dependent oxidoreductase; translated protein: MKFSTFHLFHRFDGQSFKDVYDYHLELIELAEELGFDGVRLAEHHFRDYGVVPNLFTMLAHAAARTERLRLGTGIVVLPLHNPVHVAEEAAQVDVLSGGRLELGIGRGYQSYEFEGFGVDLAEARDRFNEALEVIVGLWTRETYRHEGKFYRTGTEVSLVPRPVQAPHPPLHVAAVSPETVTMYAERGLPILADPAAPFRKVVKAAETWRETAARAGHPEGAELVVARSVYVAPTLERAREDQERFEASFDRSRIFNDRSAPIDPRTGRTAEGFEYYQDRYLKGGTVSADFRWEQLEVIGDPARVVEQITLLRDAGFSNLLCDFGSTRPMPLADMKRVMRFFAAEVMPAFP
- a CDS encoding DUF6941 family protein — protein: MEGFLVLADSGNTEQATGKIHLLGAGWSLTGPAVPSSAVAGFLRVPWDDVKDDLTFHLRLVDADRNPVEVPLIDGKTRMVGFQGQLGIGDDRPKEGVERQVPMNLSFALSIPPLPLTPDGVYEWILDVGDVEVASVRFGVRPGDADD
- a CDS encoding helix-turn-helix domain-containing protein, which codes for MDPHIAELLGIDLDDPEVQRENAAIDRDMRLIETLVGIRRQRGLTQSDVAERMGRSQPAVSDFERLGGDPHLSTIRRYALAIGVDVFHSVSVPEEVSQTSSTPAKIEVCGWESARPQTSATASISLTRAAP
- a CDS encoding class I SAM-dependent methyltransferase; the encoded protein is MPPDARLRATFDVAAETYQDARPDYPGELYADLLAITGLRPPARLLEVGCGPGKATVPLARRGFTVTAVELGPALAEEARRRLTGYAGASVVTSAFEEWEPPAGVRFDLVYAATAWKWVDPAVRYDKAAGLLAPGGHLAVWNADHALPVGFDPFFAEIQKVYEEIGEGHPGPWPPPEDRADPTAAEFAASGRFTVVAARRYLWALRYTADAYLALLDTFSGHIAMEPDKRAHLYREIRRLLAARPDGRLTRHWSAVLTVGRRS
- a CDS encoding dihydrofolate reductase family protein produces the protein MKITLATFLSLDGVMQGPGGPEEDTSGGFEHGGWQFPYAGEDTGAQIIRWFGEADAFLLGRRTYDIFAGHWPAVTDPDDPIAGPLNALPKYVVSTTMKSADWHNTTIVRSLDDIAALRARPGRELQVHGSGMLAQALLDRGLIDELRLWTFPVVLGSGKRLFEPGRVPTALRLIESATAESGCVLNVYRPAGKPSYGSF